One region of Dehalococcoidia bacterium genomic DNA includes:
- a CDS encoding TlpA disulfide reductase family protein: protein MDFSKTNKLLYIVLAAIIILIAAVAVADRAIHANSAIAVPGSAAEPAAQTAVKTGTKIGFAAPDFTLPTTDDKEFKLSDYRGKNVILNFWASWCGPCRLEIPAFKEIHSKYNDGSIVIVAVSSQDNPDNTAYFAAVNGMDFVIPLDPRGVVSNLYNIRGMPTTYFINEKGIITSIKIGPFINIEEIEERLDSFK, encoded by the coding sequence ATGGATTTTTCAAAGACGAACAAACTACTGTATATAGTCCTGGCTGCAATTATCATACTTATTGCAGCGGTTGCTGTTGCAGACAGAGCAATACATGCCAATTCCGCGATAGCGGTCCCCGGGTCAGCAGCTGAACCTGCAGCGCAAACAGCGGTTAAAACAGGAACAAAGATCGGCTTTGCCGCGCCCGATTTCACACTACCCACCACGGACGATAAGGAATTCAAGCTCAGCGATTACCGCGGTAAAAATGTGATACTTAACTTCTGGGCATCCTGGTGCGGCCCCTGCCGCCTTGAAATACCCGCGTTTAAAGAAATACATAGTAAATACAACGACGGCAGCATTGTGATTGTCGCCGTCAGTTCCCAGGACAACCCAGACAACACGGCTTATTTCGCCGCGGTCAACGGCATGGATTTCGTTATACCCCTCGACCCGCGCGGCGTTGTATCCAACCTCTACAACATCAGGGGAATGCCCACCACTTATTTTATCAACGAAAAGGGCATCATTACATCCATTAAAATCGGCCCCTTTATCAACATTGAGGAGATAGAGGAACGCCTGGACTCATTCAAATAA
- the trxA gene encoding thioredoxin, with protein MADNVKTVSEKEFKANVLDAARPVLVDFWAVWCGPCKMIAPLVDELAGEYKDRIEFAKVNVDEAPKVASSYNVMSIPTLIIFKGGKPFEQLVGYRPKKDIQKLLDKALA; from the coding sequence ATGGCTGACAATGTAAAAACCGTTAGTGAAAAGGAATTCAAGGCAAACGTGCTGGATGCGGCGCGGCCGGTGCTGGTGGATTTCTGGGCGGTTTGGTGCGGGCCCTGCAAAATGATCGCTCCGCTCGTGGACGAACTGGCCGGCGAATATAAGGACAGGATAGAATTCGCCAAGGTCAACGTGGACGAGGCGCCCAAGGTAGCCTCCAGCTACAACGTGATGAGCATTCCCACACTTATCATATTTAAGGGAGGTAAACCCTTCGAGCAACTGGTGGGCTACCGCCCCAAGAAAGACATTCAGAAACTACTGGATAAGGCCTTAGCGTAA
- a CDS encoding cytochrome c biogenesis protein CcdA → MNPISDVTYWTAFIAGLLSFFSPCVLPLVPAYLANLAGTSAIDTGASRRVWPTLLHSVAFVLGFSILFILMGASAGLIGSSIIAYSDTLRIISGIVVIIFGVFLIAAYKIPWLNYEKRLHMQGARNPGYIRSLLIGAAFAVGWTPCIGPILGSILFIASYTGETAKGATLLAVYSMGMGIPFLLIGLAWSYVVPFWKNITRYLGLISILSGVLLIIVGILMLTGQLTWLSRFAT, encoded by the coding sequence GTGAACCCGATAAGCGACGTCACCTACTGGACAGCTTTCATAGCGGGTTTGCTGTCTTTTTTTTCACCCTGTGTGCTCCCTCTGGTCCCAGCCTACCTGGCCAACCTGGCGGGAACATCGGCTATAGATACGGGCGCCAGCCGCAGGGTATGGCCCACGCTGCTGCACAGCGTGGCCTTCGTGCTGGGATTTTCCATCCTCTTCATCCTTATGGGGGCATCGGCCGGCCTGATCGGATCGTCCATCATCGCATACTCCGATACCCTTCGTATCATCTCCGGCATAGTCGTTATAATCTTCGGTGTCTTCCTCATAGCCGCCTATAAGATCCCCTGGCTCAACTACGAGAAAAGGCTGCATATGCAGGGGGCGCGCAACCCCGGCTATATCAGGTCGCTGCTGATCGGGGCGGCCTTTGCCGTGGGATGGACGCCCTGCATAGGGCCCATCCTCGGCTCGATTCTCTTTATCGCATCTTACACCGGCGAGACGGCCAAAGGCGCCACTCTGCTGGCTGTCTATTCCATGGGCATGGGGATACCCTTCCTGCTGATCGGGCTGGCCTGGAGCTATGTAGTGCCTTTCTGGAAAAACATCACCCGTTACCTGGGCCTCATTTCTATTTTAAGCGGCGTGCTGCTTATAATAGTCGGTATATTGATGCTGACCGGCCAGCTTACCTGGCTGAGCCGTTTTGCAACCTGA
- a CDS encoding TlpA disulfide reductase family protein: MKIALPIILTVLFCAVLLSGCGAPAVSCPKIGDKAPDFTLPGIDGINHSLSDYAGKPVVINTWSTSCIECKKEMPYFKEVAEQYAPKGLVLLSINTQDSINTTRNYLNQNGYSFTTLIDLKTVIYQKFCCPKNADPNTFFIGTDGNIKSIKIGSFATQEELVSEVQKIMP, from the coding sequence ATGAAAATTGCATTACCTATCATTCTTACAGTGCTCTTCTGCGCCGTCCTGCTGTCCGGCTGCGGGGCTCCTGCTGTGTCATGCCCCAAAATCGGCGACAAAGCTCCAGACTTCACCCTCCCCGGTATCGATGGGATAAACCATAGTCTGAGCGATTATGCCGGCAAACCGGTCGTAATCAACACCTGGTCGACCAGTTGTATCGAATGCAAGAAAGAGATGCCGTACTTTAAGGAAGTAGCCGAGCAATACGCGCCAAAGGGACTGGTCCTCCTTTCCATAAATACACAGGACAGCATCAATACAACCAGGAATTACCTGAACCAGAACGGATATAGCTTTACAACACTGATCGATTTAAAAACAGTCATTTATCAGAAATTCTGCTGCCCCAAAAACGCGGACCCCAACACGTTCTTTATCGGAACAGACGGCAATATCAAATCCATAAAGATAGGCAGCTTTGCCACCCAGGAGGAACTGGTCAGCGAAGTACAAAAAATTATGCCCTGA